One window from the genome of Bdellovibrionales bacterium encodes:
- the xth gene encoding exodeoxyribonuclease III — MKLISWNVNGLRAVHKKNFREWFEKEKADIVCLQEIKLTDDVIKGDETFYHPAKYHSSWNFAEKAGYSGLAMYSKKEPDDVRLGLGIPKFDREGRWLEADFGPITVINSYWPNSQRDHARLPFKLEFCAAAEKRLQALRKKGREVIICGDFNIAHKEIDLRNPKSNMKNAGFLPEERAWMTKFLERLEWVDSFRKFEQGPDHYTWWSYRPGVREKNIGWRLDYFLVNKEASDRLKAAAHCPDVMGSDHCPVRLTLKK, encoded by the coding sequence ATGAAACTGATCTCTTGGAACGTTAACGGCCTTCGCGCGGTTCATAAAAAAAACTTCCGTGAATGGTTCGAAAAAGAAAAAGCCGACATCGTCTGCCTGCAAGAAATTAAACTCACTGATGACGTCATCAAAGGCGATGAAACTTTCTATCACCCGGCAAAATACCATTCTTCTTGGAACTTTGCCGAGAAGGCCGGCTATTCCGGTCTTGCAATGTATTCAAAAAAAGAGCCCGATGATGTTCGCCTCGGTTTAGGCATTCCTAAATTTGACCGGGAAGGCCGCTGGCTCGAAGCAGACTTCGGCCCGATCACCGTGATCAATAGCTATTGGCCGAATAGCCAACGCGACCATGCACGTTTGCCATTTAAGCTTGAATTCTGTGCTGCTGCTGAAAAACGGCTGCAAGCTCTTCGCAAGAAGGGCCGTGAAGTCATCATCTGCGGCGATTTTAATATTGCTCACAAAGAAATTGATCTTCGTAACCCGAAGTCAAATATGAAAAATGCGGGCTTCCTGCCGGAAGAACGTGCGTGGATGACGAAGTTTCTTGAGAGGCTGGAATGGGTGGATAGCTTCCGCAAGTTCGAGCAAGGTCCAGATCATTATACTTGGTGGAGTTATCGTCCAGGTGTTCGCGAAAAGAACATCGGTTGGCGGTTGGATTATTTCCTCGTGAACAAAGAAGCTTCTGACCGCTTGAAGGCTGCAGCCCACTGCCCGGATGTAATGGGGTCCGACCACTGCCCAGTACGACTGACACTAAAGAAGTAG
- a CDS encoding HAD-IA family hydrolase, translated as MLKNFYPDRDFKALLFDFDGTVADTMGAHWKAWNIGLAKYNLSLSREQHQAWAGRPTRMIVQMINDMHKVEIAIEKFLEEKEVHFFSALHEVKEIAPVVDIIKHYHGTLPMAVVTGSRRAPVTRVLAHLGLTHYFKELICAEDYVHGKPAPDCFLLGASRLGVDPKDCLAFEDAPLGLESARKAGMECLYVSNYSLTFP; from the coding sequence ATGCTGAAGAACTTTTATCCTGATCGTGATTTTAAAGCGTTGCTCTTTGATTTTGACGGCACAGTGGCCGATACCATGGGCGCGCACTGGAAGGCCTGGAATATCGGACTTGCGAAGTACAATCTTTCACTCAGCCGTGAGCAACATCAAGCCTGGGCCGGCCGCCCGACTCGCATGATTGTTCAAATGATCAATGATATGCACAAAGTGGAAATCGCGATTGAAAAGTTTCTCGAAGAGAAAGAAGTTCATTTCTTCTCAGCCCTTCATGAAGTGAAAGAAATCGCACCCGTCGTTGATATTATCAAGCACTATCACGGCACACTGCCAATGGCGGTTGTCACTGGCAGCCGTCGCGCGCCTGTGACCCGTGTGCTTGCTCACCTGGGACTGACTCATTACTTCAAGGAACTTATTTGCGCCGAAGACTATGTTCATGGCAAGCCAGCTCCTGATTGCTTCTTGCTGGGGGCTTCTCGCCTGGGTGTCGATCCGAAAGATTGCCTGGCTTTTGAAGATGCGCCATTGGGCTTAGAATCTGCTCGTAAAGCCGGTATGGAGTGCTTGTACGTCAGCAATTATTCTCTGACCTTCCCTTAA
- a CDS encoding FBP domain-containing protein has protein sequence MITVTNNNRTEITFSIASEKELVEAFRYRDQKKLILPEKLSFPFNVRSYFTWKEPSGVYTYLVFKMPNWESPRGVAFKRTASTGEPTGGLCNWCHAYGSSEDIGMLSVTMSGNVSTSYFICQDLRCIEKIEEASMLGGKDPSKNIANLYYRMEKLFENISNYKQD, from the coding sequence ATGATCACAGTGACAAATAATAACAGAACTGAAATCACATTCTCGATCGCTTCCGAAAAAGAACTCGTAGAGGCGTTTCGCTATCGCGATCAAAAGAAGCTGATCTTACCTGAGAAGCTTTCATTCCCATTCAATGTTCGTTCTTATTTCACTTGGAAAGAACCTTCTGGCGTTTACACCTATTTGGTTTTTAAAATGCCAAACTGGGAAAGCCCACGCGGAGTGGCGTTTAAGCGCACCGCTTCTACTGGAGAACCTACCGGTGGTCTCTGCAATTGGTGCCATGCTTATGGGTCGTCTGAAGATATCGGAATGCTGTCAGTCACAATGAGCGGCAACGTCAGCACTTCGTATTTTATCTGCCAAGATTTGCGCTGTATTGAAAAGATTGAAGAGGCTTCCATGCTCGGAGGAAAAGATCCGTCGAAAAATATTGCGAATCTTTACTATCGCATGGAAAAGCTTTTCGAAAATATCAGTAATTACAAGCAAGATTAA
- a CDS encoding HIT family protein, translating to MTCVFCKIINRELPASIVYEDDLCIGFLDIHPINDGHVLVVPKEHQPRLTQVHGKTVGHMFLVGQKVLKALEQSDIRCEGANLFLSDGAVAGQEVMHSHLHIVPRYRGDGQRTGYTHSDEVPRKRLDEIAGTIKSFL from the coding sequence ATGACATGCGTGTTTTGCAAAATCATCAATAGGGAATTACCAGCCAGCATTGTCTATGAAGACGATCTCTGTATTGGGTTCTTAGATATTCATCCCATCAATGATGGCCATGTTCTCGTGGTTCCTAAAGAGCATCAACCCCGGCTGACGCAAGTTCATGGGAAAACCGTTGGGCACATGTTCTTAGTGGGACAAAAGGTTCTTAAAGCACTCGAGCAATCAGATATTCGCTGCGAAGGCGCGAATTTGTTTTTGTCAGACGGTGCCGTTGCTGGGCAAGAAGTGATGCACTCGCATCTGCATATTGTTCCCCGCTATCGGGGAGATGGGCAAAGAACCGGCTATACCCATTCCGATGAGGTTCCGCGCAAACGCCTTGATGAAATCGCGGGGACGATTAAAAGCTTTCTGTAA
- a CDS encoding DUF2892 domain-containing protein has product MTANVGNNDRLIRTVLGFLILGAGLYYESYWGLIGLIPLATAVLRWCPAYLPFHLSTADKKQAPASK; this is encoded by the coding sequence ATGACTGCAAATGTTGGTAACAATGACCGTCTGATCAGAACCGTTTTAGGGTTTCTTATTTTGGGCGCTGGTCTTTATTATGAAAGCTATTGGGGTTTGATCGGTCTTATTCCACTAGCGACCGCAGTTCTCCGATGGTGTCCAGCTTATTTACCGTTTCATCTTTCTACGGCGGATAAAAAGCAGGCCCCAGCCAGTAAGTAG
- a CDS encoding helix-turn-helix transcriptional regulator: MASSYKKSAEMFAALGDETRLQLVAAICEEGPQSIAQLTAGKKITRQAVTKHLETLQEVGLVHSHQSGREKIWDLDKKRLQVAQDYLEMISSQWDRALHRLKMFVEE; encoded by the coding sequence GTGGCTAGCTCGTATAAGAAATCCGCAGAAATGTTTGCAGCTCTCGGCGATGAAACGCGTTTGCAGCTCGTCGCCGCGATTTGCGAAGAAGGACCCCAGTCCATTGCTCAGCTGACGGCGGGGAAAAAGATCACCCGCCAAGCAGTGACGAAGCATTTAGAGACTTTGCAAGAAGTTGGGCTTGTGCATAGTCACCAAAGCGGGCGTGAGAAAATCTGGGATCTCGACAAGAAGCGCCTGCAAGTCGCCCAAGATTATTTAGAAATGATCTCCTCGCAGTGGGACCGCGCCCTTCACCGTTTGAAGATGTTTGTTGAAGAATAA
- a CDS encoding SRPBCC family protein, which translates to MNTDGIKKQILLAAPRSKVWKAITNSSEFGAWFGMKLEGPFIAGQTIKGTIAPTQVDPEVAKLQEPHTGKPVEMFVDSIVPETKFCLKWHPFAIDPKVDYSKEPMTLITFTLEEQGTGTLLTITETGFDKIPISRRAEALKANDGGWAHQCILLQKYLSRG; encoded by the coding sequence ATGAATACTGACGGAATTAAGAAGCAAATTCTACTGGCGGCTCCAAGATCCAAGGTTTGGAAGGCCATCACGAACTCTTCAGAGTTTGGTGCCTGGTTCGGCATGAAGCTTGAGGGTCCTTTCATTGCCGGGCAAACCATTAAGGGCACTATTGCTCCCACTCAAGTCGATCCCGAAGTCGCAAAGCTGCAGGAACCTCACACGGGAAAGCCTGTGGAAATGTTTGTTGATAGCATCGTACCTGAGACGAAGTTTTGTCTGAAGTGGCATCCGTTCGCGATTGATCCTAAAGTCGATTACTCGAAAGAACCCATGACTTTGATCACATTTACCCTCGAAGAGCAGGGGACGGGCACTTTGCTGACGATCACTGAAACGGGTTTTGATAAGATTCCTATTTCCCGCCGCGCGGAGGCCTTGAAGGCCAACGATGGTGGTTGGGCTCATCAGTGTATTCTTTTGCAGAAGTATCTCAGCCGTGGCTAG
- a CDS encoding GNAT family N-acetyltransferase encodes MKFYKHYKNKPYTYLGVARHSETLEEMALYETRYANDLGKLWVRPKGMFFESVTIDGKTVPRFREIPLEIKAFTKVSAAEFDIVAGLMEKAFGQWDEKWFQGTFKNHTEYYLQLAYVEGQPVAFKLGYKLNEREFYSWLGGVIPEFRGLGIASDLMKAQHEWARTQGYKRLQTKTQNRFRDMLLLNIRSGFNIVGYHSSDEGGAKIVLEKEL; translated from the coding sequence ATGAAGTTTTATAAGCACTATAAGAACAAACCTTATACTTATCTTGGCGTGGCCCGACACAGCGAAACTCTCGAAGAGATGGCTCTATATGAAACGCGCTATGCAAATGATCTCGGTAAATTGTGGGTTCGCCCCAAAGGCATGTTCTTTGAGTCCGTCACGATCGATGGCAAGACAGTGCCTCGCTTTAGAGAGATCCCTCTTGAAATCAAAGCGTTTACAAAAGTTAGTGCCGCAGAGTTTGATATCGTCGCAGGCCTTATGGAAAAAGCTTTCGGTCAGTGGGACGAGAAATGGTTCCAAGGCACCTTTAAAAATCATACCGAGTACTACTTGCAGCTTGCTTACGTAGAAGGACAGCCGGTGGCATTTAAGCTTGGTTACAAATTGAATGAGCGCGAGTTCTATAGCTGGCTCGGCGGTGTTATTCCAGAATTCCGCGGCTTGGGTATCGCTTCAGATTTGATGAAGGCTCAGCACGAATGGGCGCGTACGCAGGGCTACAAACGCTTGCAAACGAAAACGCAGAATCGCTTCCGCGATATGTTGTTACTGAATATTCGTTCTGGATTTAATATCGTTGGTTATCACTCTTCAGATGAGGGTGGGGCTAAGATCGTTTTGGAAAAGGAGCTCTAA
- the katG gene encoding catalase/peroxidase HPI: MSEPRSESENPAIPSPKPKTMKRPHSNRDWWPNQLDLSVLNQHSPKLNPMDGKFKYSEEFKKLDVEALKQDMFKLMTNSQEWWPADYGHYGPLFIRMSWHAAGTYRIEDGRGGGGDGAQRFAPLNSWPDNANLDKARRLLWPLKKKYGQKVSWADLLVFAGNCALESMGFKTFGFGFGREDVWEPEEVFWGPEDTWLGDERYSGDRELANPFGAVQMGLIYVNPEGPNGNPDPKKASKDIRETFARMAMNDEETVALIAGGHTFGKTHGAAPADKNVGPEPEGCPIHAMGLGWKNSFGTGKGDDAITSGLEGAWTSTPTKWGNGFFDNLHKHEWELKKSPAGAHQWKPKDGAAKDTVPDAHDPNKKHAPTMLTTDLSLKVDPEYAKISKRFHENPKEFAEAFAKAWYKLLHRDMGPVSRYWGPWVAPVQIWQDPVPEVDHKLIDAQDVKALKEKIMASGISPSRLIATAWAAASSYRGTDMRGGANGGRLRLAPQKDWEVNEPEELAKVLPVYEKIQSEFNKSASGGKKVSLADLIVLGGGAAIEAAAKKAGFKVEVPFSPGRTDASQDQTDAHSFAVLEPRADGFRNYIHSKIQLSPETLLLDRANMLELTAPEMTVLIGGLRVLNANHKQSHHGVFTTRPGELTNDFFVNLLDMGTEWDKSSQPGVYAGRDRNTGEVKWTATAVDLVFGSHSQLRAFAEVYACDDGKEKFVRDFAAAWGKVMNLDRYDLPERQ; encoded by the coding sequence ATGTCTGAACCTAGAAGTGAGAGTGAAAATCCCGCTATTCCGTCGCCGAAACCTAAAACTATGAAACGCCCTCATTCCAATCGGGATTGGTGGCCGAATCAGTTGGATCTCTCCGTGCTCAATCAGCACTCGCCGAAATTAAATCCCATGGACGGTAAATTCAAATACTCCGAAGAGTTCAAGAAACTCGACGTCGAGGCGCTTAAGCAAGACATGTTCAAACTTATGACCAATTCGCAAGAGTGGTGGCCTGCTGATTACGGACATTATGGGCCCCTCTTCATTCGTATGAGCTGGCATGCCGCTGGTACCTATCGTATCGAAGATGGTCGCGGTGGCGGTGGTGATGGAGCCCAACGATTCGCGCCACTCAATAGCTGGCCGGATAATGCCAATCTCGATAAAGCGCGCCGCTTGCTTTGGCCACTTAAAAAGAAATATGGTCAGAAAGTTTCTTGGGCGGATTTGCTGGTGTTTGCCGGCAACTGTGCGCTGGAGTCCATGGGCTTTAAAACTTTTGGCTTTGGTTTCGGGCGCGAAGATGTGTGGGAGCCTGAAGAGGTTTTCTGGGGGCCCGAAGATACTTGGCTCGGGGATGAACGCTATAGCGGTGATCGCGAGCTCGCAAATCCTTTCGGGGCCGTGCAAATGGGGTTGATCTATGTGAACCCCGAAGGACCCAATGGCAATCCCGATCCGAAGAAAGCTTCGAAAGATATTCGTGAAACCTTCGCGCGCATGGCGATGAATGATGAAGAGACCGTGGCGCTGATCGCAGGCGGTCACACCTTTGGAAAAACTCACGGAGCGGCCCCGGCTGATAAAAATGTCGGGCCTGAGCCTGAAGGCTGTCCGATTCATGCCATGGGGCTTGGTTGGAAGAACTCCTTTGGTACCGGTAAAGGTGATGATGCCATCACCAGCGGTCTTGAAGGTGCTTGGACCAGCACGCCGACAAAATGGGGCAATGGATTCTTTGATAATCTTCACAAACATGAATGGGAACTTAAAAAGAGCCCTGCCGGTGCTCATCAGTGGAAACCAAAAGACGGTGCCGCGAAAGACACCGTGCCCGATGCGCACGATCCGAATAAAAAACATGCACCCACGATGCTTACGACCGATCTTTCATTAAAGGTCGACCCAGAGTACGCCAAGATCTCAAAGCGTTTCCACGAAAATCCCAAAGAGTTCGCTGAAGCCTTTGCAAAAGCTTGGTACAAACTCCTTCATCGCGACATGGGTCCCGTATCTCGCTATTGGGGACCATGGGTTGCGCCAGTGCAGATCTGGCAAGATCCTGTTCCTGAAGTTGATCACAAGCTGATTGATGCTCAAGATGTGAAGGCTTTGAAAGAAAAAATTATGGCTTCGGGAATTAGTCCTTCTCGCTTGATTGCCACGGCTTGGGCGGCGGCATCTTCATATCGTGGTACCGATATGCGTGGCGGAGCTAACGGTGGCCGTTTACGATTAGCGCCACAAAAAGATTGGGAAGTGAATGAGCCGGAAGAACTCGCAAAAGTTCTGCCGGTCTATGAAAAGATTCAAAGTGAGTTTAATAAATCAGCTTCTGGTGGCAAGAAGGTTTCTCTTGCTGATTTGATCGTGCTGGGTGGTGGGGCTGCGATTGAAGCGGCGGCGAAGAAGGCTGGCTTTAAAGTCGAAGTACCATTCTCGCCAGGGCGTACAGATGCTTCCCAAGATCAGACCGATGCTCATTCGTTTGCAGTGCTTGAGCCTCGTGCTGATGGTTTTAGAAATTACATCCATAGCAAGATTCAGCTCTCGCCTGAGACATTACTTTTGGATCGCGCGAATATGCTGGAGTTGACGGCTCCGGAGATGACGGTTTTGATTGGCGGTCTGCGTGTCTTGAACGCGAATCATAAACAGTCGCATCATGGGGTCTTTACAACTCGTCCCGGAGAATTGACGAATGATTTCTTTGTGAATCTCTTAGATATGGGAACTGAGTGGGATAAGTCTTCGCAGCCGGGCGTGTATGCTGGCCGTGATCGCAACACGGGCGAAGTGAAGTGGACGGCCACGGCCGTGGACTTGGTCTTTGGTAGTCATTCGCAGCTTCGTGCTTTTGCCGAAGTCTATGCGTGTGATGATGGTAAAGAAAAGTTCGTTCGTGATTTCGCCGCTGCTTGGGGCAAAGTCATGAATTTGGATCGTTACGATTTGCCAGAACGTCAGTAA
- a CDS encoding SOS response-associated peptidase family protein: MLVSEFHHWNTNLMCYSAMIEADLRKLQKKFNVKIDWESFDEAYSIRMKYDQAMIPSGLDSYIIQNAETAQQKRLAKMAKEHYKGEIEKFSAKLKKYEQDVKDFEAKIKSGSKAKGLDEKLAKRRETVEWHKEKIDYYERIEETGAPRVFPNFYAPVIVKDGKEEVIRLMRYHMCPKNGKELNAFQYNLFNARRDKLLESRTWKPVFGKKHAIFPFLRFYESVEGPNGEAKIIYFQPKDQEIMWSAAIYEESKIEPGLLRSFAAITDEPPPEVAAAGHDRCPVFLSEDKFERWLDPQETTKELVELLTDVVPTYFEHKAA, translated from the coding sequence ATGCTTGTCTCCGAATTCCACCACTGGAACACTAATCTCATGTGCTATTCCGCGATGATCGAGGCCGACCTCCGCAAGCTTCAAAAGAAATTCAACGTTAAAATCGACTGGGAAAGTTTCGATGAGGCTTACAGTATTCGTATGAAGTACGACCAGGCGATGATTCCGTCGGGCCTCGACTCCTATATTATTCAGAACGCCGAAACTGCACAGCAAAAGCGCCTCGCTAAAATGGCGAAAGAGCACTACAAAGGCGAAATCGAAAAGTTCTCAGCGAAGCTCAAAAAGTACGAGCAAGACGTTAAAGACTTCGAAGCGAAGATCAAATCTGGCTCGAAAGCTAAAGGCCTCGATGAAAAACTAGCAAAGCGTCGCGAGACGGTCGAGTGGCACAAAGAAAAGATCGATTACTACGAACGCATCGAAGAAACCGGTGCTCCCCGCGTGTTCCCGAATTTCTATGCTCCCGTTATCGTCAAAGACGGTAAAGAAGAAGTGATTCGTCTGATGCGCTATCATATGTGCCCGAAGAACGGTAAAGAACTCAATGCGTTCCAGTACAATCTATTCAATGCTCGTAGAGATAAATTATTAGAATCCCGCACTTGGAAACCCGTCTTCGGAAAGAAACACGCGATCTTTCCATTCTTACGTTTCTATGAAAGTGTCGAAGGCCCGAACGGCGAAGCAAAGATCATTTACTTCCAGCCGAAAGATCAAGAGATCATGTGGTCAGCCGCGATTTATGAAGAATCAAAGATCGAACCGGGACTTCTCAGATCGTTTGCTGCAATTACTGATGAACCACCACCAGAGGTTGCAGCCGCAGGTCACGATCGCTGCCCGGTTTTCTTGTCTGAAGATAAATTCGAAAGATGGCTAGATCCACAAGAGACGACAAAAGAACTGGTGGAACTACTAACAGATGTCGTCCCTACATACTTCGAGCACAAAGCCGCGTAA
- a CDS encoding SRPBCC domain-containing protein — protein MSSKNYTVSISVNKTPKEAYDAIRDVKAWWVGEVKGDGSEVGSQFNFRYKHYHDSTQKVTELVPNEKVVWRVEDVGVSAINEWKGTKIVFEIMPKGKETEIVFTHHGLTRQSECYDACSGGWDFYITQSLKNLITNGQGIDPKFGE, from the coding sequence ATGAGTTCCAAAAACTATACAGTTTCGATTTCCGTGAATAAGACTCCGAAAGAAGCCTATGATGCGATCCGAGACGTCAAAGCCTGGTGGGTCGGTGAAGTGAAGGGTGATGGTTCGGAGGTTGGATCTCAGTTTAATTTCCGTTACAAGCACTATCACGACAGCACTCAGAAAGTGACTGAGCTTGTTCCCAATGAAAAAGTTGTTTGGCGCGTGGAAGATGTCGGCGTCAGTGCCATCAACGAGTGGAAGGGCACAAAGATTGTGTTTGAGATTATGCCGAAGGGGAAAGAAACGGAAATTGTTTTCACCCATCACGGATTAACTCGCCAGTCTGAGTGCTATGATGCTTGCTCGGGTGGCTGGGATTTTTATATCACTCAGAGTCTTAAGAATCTTATTACCAACGGTCAGGGAATTGATCCTAAGTTTGGCGAATAG
- a CDS encoding helix-turn-helix transcriptional regulator, translated as MKNKKLRSHCPINFCLESFGDKWTLLVLRDIVFRGKSSYNEFLKSEEGFATNILAARLELLEDERILKKIVDPEDARRSKFILTEKGLDLIPIMFEMMVWSEKYDSKSEAKLIPRLMGLIKDDNHKISEKAKERLRNGQPLFPEYLG; from the coding sequence ATGAAGAACAAGAAGCTCCGTTCCCACTGTCCTATTAACTTCTGCCTTGAGTCCTTTGGGGATAAGTGGACTCTATTGGTTCTTCGCGACATCGTCTTTCGCGGGAAAAGCTCTTATAATGAGTTCCTCAAATCTGAAGAGGGCTTTGCAACGAATATTCTGGCTGCTCGGTTAGAGCTTTTAGAAGACGAGCGCATCCTTAAAAAAATCGTCGATCCTGAAGATGCCCGTCGCAGTAAGTTTATCCTGACTGAAAAGGGTCTCGATCTGATTCCGATCATGTTTGAAATGATGGTCTGGAGCGAGAAGTATGACTCCAAGTCAGAGGCAAAGCTGATCCCGCGTTTGATGGGGTTGATTAAAGACGACAATCATAAAATTAGCGAGAAAGCCAAAGAACGTTTGCGCAATGGACAACCACTTTTTCCTGAATACTTAGGATGA
- a CDS encoding EthD family reductase: protein MARMLVIYKTPKDIAAFEKHYWDVHIPLAKGLPGLRKYEVSRGPIAVASGDKNTYLIATLYFDSMDAIKEAFASECGQACAKDRRILAPNDEDVQMFLFGDVVTAYSS, encoded by the coding sequence ATGGCAAGAATGTTAGTGATCTATAAAACTCCTAAAGACATCGCAGCCTTTGAAAAGCACTACTGGGATGTGCATATTCCTTTAGCCAAGGGCCTGCCGGGCCTCAGAAAATATGAAGTCAGCCGTGGGCCTATTGCCGTGGCCAGTGGAGATAAGAATACCTATCTCATTGCGACTCTCTATTTTGATTCTATGGATGCGATTAAAGAAGCCTTTGCCTCAGAATGCGGGCAAGCATGCGCGAAGGACCGCCGAATCCTCGCACCTAACGATGAAGATGTGCAGATGTTTCTTTTCGGAGACGTCGTGACGGCTTATAGTTCGTAA
- a CDS encoding class I SAM-dependent methyltransferase yields MESKFHEGLYSFSKYYDIAFDFKDVPKECAFLEGLFLKHSQRKLASFIEFGAGPALHCLELAKSLRQVTAVDLSQEMADYAKMKSLVLGVSLDCDCADMVTYQSSKTYDMAALLMDSTSYLLTNAQVIEHLHSVAKVLNPGGLYVLEMSHPKSVFDISKTTVNEWNMEREGIKVKVTWGGADDKFNPITQLTEVSVVLEYQDGDKTGILHDRSLQRCFTATEFAALVTASGVFEIVEYYGGMNLAMPFNNEEHSWRMVPVLRKI; encoded by the coding sequence ATGGAATCAAAATTTCACGAAGGTCTCTATTCGTTTTCAAAATATTATGACATCGCGTTTGATTTTAAAGATGTCCCGAAGGAATGCGCGTTCCTCGAAGGTTTGTTTTTAAAACACTCGCAGCGTAAGTTGGCGTCGTTCATCGAGTTTGGCGCCGGTCCGGCTCTTCATTGTCTAGAGTTGGCAAAGAGCCTTAGGCAGGTGACTGCTGTCGATCTTTCGCAAGAAATGGCCGACTACGCGAAGATGAAGTCTCTTGTTCTAGGAGTATCGCTAGATTGCGATTGCGCTGATATGGTCACCTATCAATCTTCAAAGACCTATGACATGGCAGCGTTGCTGATGGATTCAACTTCCTATTTGCTAACGAATGCGCAAGTCATTGAACATCTTCACTCTGTTGCAAAGGTGTTAAACCCTGGTGGTCTTTACGTTCTAGAGATGAGTCATCCTAAGTCGGTGTTTGATATCTCTAAGACGACTGTGAATGAATGGAATATGGAACGAGAAGGCATCAAGGTGAAAGTCACCTGGGGTGGTGCTGATGATAAATTTAATCCCATCACTCAGCTGACTGAAGTGTCAGTGGTGCTTGAATATCAAGATGGCGATAAGACGGGTATTCTGCATGATCGGTCTCTGCAACGATGTTTTACGGCGACCGAGTTCGCGGCGCTCGTTACAGCTTCGGGTGTTTTTGAAATCGTCGAGTACTATGGCGGAATGAATTTGGCGATGCCGTTTAACAATGAGGAACATTCGTGGCGAATGGTTCCTGTGTTGAGAAAGATATAA
- a CDS encoding nuclear transport factor 2 family protein, which yields MPNKNEIEVVKKFYAALNQNDVPAALECLDPQIERVEFEGTPSAGRFRGLSEMSAHISQGRSTWAEGSCNPERFISEGDKVVVLVHVHVRLKNKTEWIDGRVADAFTLKNGKIIEFRSFMKAEEAFKWAGVKG from the coding sequence ATGCCGAATAAAAACGAGATCGAAGTAGTCAAAAAATTCTACGCTGCCCTCAACCAAAACGATGTTCCTGCGGCACTCGAGTGCCTTGATCCACAAATTGAGCGGGTCGAGTTCGAAGGGACTCCGTCAGCAGGCAGGTTTCGCGGTCTTTCTGAAATGAGTGCGCATATATCGCAAGGTCGTTCGACTTGGGCTGAAGGAAGTTGCAATCCTGAGCGTTTCATTTCTGAAGGCGACAAGGTTGTTGTGCTCGTGCATGTGCACGTCAGGCTGAAAAATAAAACAGAGTGGATCGATGGACGCGTAGCCGACGCCTTTACTTTAAAAAATGGCAAGATAATTGAGTTTCGATCTTTTATGAAGGCCGAAGAGGCTTTCAAGTGGGCTGGCGTAAAGGGGTAG
- a CDS encoding GIY-YIG nuclease family protein: MQCASRMYVYRLRSIPCPNQIYSGITDNPKQRLADHNAGKSPHTNKYKPWKMELCIWFAEESKARAFEKYLKSGSGRAFSAKHF, encoded by the coding sequence TTGCAATGCGCAAGTCGCATGTATGTTTACCGCTTAAGAAGCATTCCATGTCCAAATCAAATCTACTCAGGCATCACTGATAATCCCAAGCAGCGCTTGGCAGACCACAACGCCGGCAAATCCCCACACACGAACAAGTACAAGCCATGGAAAATGGAACTATGCATTTGGTTCGCAGAAGAATCCAAAGCAAGAGCATTCGAAAAATATCTAAAATCAGGTTCGGGTCGAGCATTTAGCGCAAAGCATTTCTAA